The following are from one region of the Pocillopora verrucosa isolate sample1 chromosome 3, ASM3666991v2, whole genome shotgun sequence genome:
- the LOC131785762 gene encoding serine/arginine repetitive matrix protein 1-like, producing MAGKSRAIDKNMSKLGNRLITTMLKNEKLAEKELDKKMKAIKYSERKSMVKICETSLDMKYDMRRKRNTQDMEEQIASDSLNATFGQGRVLRSPSISRRGSYAPISPKQDDADETASVLSLSSKRSSTGEAPEILINNERKETDSDFDPESRRSSVASQSSDAPLSDVPAPADEPPAIDDAEAQKMLNAFSQSTRGSHRRRTAPEITDLSPKLLIQLAKSSAEVRRRGSTMDGTEGEMLEPTPPASTKRRGSATAELMQSKAEAESAEGPVSSSPILRRRGSAAVGNSSSQSPNLRRRGSAAITKSKNVISLELNEAHLRGKISEQAPLPPRLKQPLSPLLGRRGSGVAASLRPTSGRSSPKGSHTDSASEQMLPELNNGSPARMRRSLSPGRQPSSINRPSTARSLSSLSADSALADIQLEASSPPGEYDLTRRRGSRPGSARSCYSMPPGGLLLPIDRSSLASRRGSDFTQIDLNTLSPSSPLRKAMEDPQATLNPAPVSPSVYRRHSGTVEALQDRVDDFLKTLAAKSS from the coding sequence ATGGCGGGGAAAAGTAGAGCGATAGACAAAAATATGTCGAAGCTCGGGAATCGTTTGATAACCACGATGCTAAAGAATGAGAAGTTGGCTGAGAAAGAACtggacaaaaaaatgaaagctaTCAAATATTCGGAGCGAAAGTCTATGGTGAAAATATGTGAAACTTCTCTTGACATGAAATACGATATGAGGAGAAAACGAAACACGCAAGATATGGAAGAACAAATTGCTAGTGATTCATTAAATGCCACTTTTGGTCAAGGAAGGGTGTTGCGTTCGCCCAGCATATCTCGGAGGGGGAGCTACGCACCCATTTCACCAAAGCAAGACGATGCAGACGAGACGGCGTCTGTTTTAAGTCTGTCAAGTAAACGAAGTTCTACAGGTGAAGCGCCGGAAATTTTAATCAATAACGAGAGGAAGGAGACTGACTCTGACTTTGATCCAGAGAGCAGGCGGTCATCTGTTGCAAGTCAATCCTCGGATGCGCCTCTAAGTGATGTGCCAGCTCCCGCGGACGAACCGCCTGCCATCGACGACGCAGAAGCTCAAAAGATGCTGAACGCGTTTTCTCAAAGCACTCGTGGTTCTCATCGGCGACGTACTGCGCCGGAAATCACAGATCTCTCGCCAAAGCTGCTTATTCAGTTAGCGAAAAGTTCGGCAGAGGTGAGAAGACGTGGATCTACAATGGACGGGACGGAGGGAGAAATGTTGGAACCAACTCCACCAGCGTCCACTAAAAGACGTGGATCAGCAACAGCTGAATTGATGCAATCAAAGGCAGAGGCAGAAAGTGCAGAGGGACCTGTATCAAGTTCACCCATACTGCGGAGAAGAGGTTCTGCTGCAGTGGGTAATTCTTCTTCACAATCTCCGAATCTACGTAGACGTGGATCTGCTGCAATTACCAAATCCAAAAATGTGATTTCTCTTGAATTAAACGAAGCTCATCTGAGGGGAAAAATTTCGGAGCAAGCTCCGCTTCCGCCGCGACTGAAACAGCCCCTTTCTCCATTACTCGGAAGGAGAGGCTCTGGTGTTGCGGCTTCTCTCCGTCCTACATCAGGAAGGTCGTCGCCAAAGGGATCACACACAGATTCCGCTTCAGAACAGATGCTGCCAGAATTGAACAATGGGTCTCCCGCCAGGATGCGGCGGTCACTGAGTCCAGGACGACAACCTTCTTCCATAAATCGTCCCTCCACCGCTAGGTCATTGTCTTCACTATCTGCAGATAGTGCACTGGCAGATATTCAGTTGGAGGCTTCATCACCTCCTGGCGAATACGACCTTACTCGGCGACGTGGCTCCAGGCCTGGATCTGCAAGGAGTTGTTATTCCATGCCTCCAGGAGGGCTTCTCCTTCCAATCGACAGGTCATCTTTAGCTAGCCGCCGAGGCTCAGATTTCACCCAAATTGACCTAAATACTCTGTCACCCTCCTCACCTCTCCGAAAGGCCATGGAAGACCCTCAAGCGACCCTGAATCCTGCTCCAGTGTCACCGAGTGTGTATCGGAGACATTCAGGAACAGTGGAGGCTCTGCAAGATCGTGTTGATGACTTCTTAAAAACACTGGCAGCAAAAAgtagttga
- the LOC136279463 gene encoding b(0,+)-type amino acid transporter 1-like: MPPVPVVNSDIGEKLANESTSSESLDQSNSLDKTKEPFLEEENGEQRIAPRKNVSLINGVGLIVGTVIGSGIFVSPTSILEETNSIGASLLIWLGCGLLALFGSLCYAELGTCIKKSGGEYSYLMEAFGRIPAYLFAWTSVLIIRPASGAIIALTFAEYVSKPFYPDCEAPAYLMKLLACSCLVILLVINCWSVKWAVRIQDIFTYAKLLCIVMITIIGFVELGKGKTESFKNSFEGSTTNIRKIGRAFYLGLWAYDGWNNLNYCVEEMKHPEKDMPRAIVIGISLTTVCYLLVNVAYITVLGASGILASDAVAVSFGNIYLGPFNWLMPVVFIVCSTFGAVNGLLFTSGRLVFVAAQDGLMPRLLAMTHVKRFTPLPSQFFTTLISVIMLIPEASSFSSLVDFLNFYRWLFHGGSFAALLWLRYKRPNMNRPYKIFSLVPISMLLASIYLVVAPITTDPWGSLIALAVVVAGLPFYWLLIGSDVAPKFILDAADAFTSWCQRVGNIAFKDPDTLPVQV; this comes from the exons ATGCCTCCTGTTCCCGTTGTTAATTCTGATATTGGTGAGAAGCTTGCCAACGAATCGACCTCGAGCGAGAGCTTAGACCAGTCGAATTCCCTCGATAAGACTAAAGAGCCTTTCTTGGAGGAAGAGAATGGCGAACAGAGAATTGCACCGAGAAAGAATGTCTCTCTTATCAATGGAGTGGGCCTTATTGTAGGCACAGTGATCGGTTCTGGTATTTTTGTATCGCCAACAAGTATCCTCGAGGAAACAAATTCGATCGGTGCTTCTCTCCTGATTTGGCTCGGATGTGGTTTGCTAGCTTTGTTCGGAAGCTTGTGTTACGCCGAGTTGGGAACTTGTATAAAGAAATCCGGTGGCGAATATTCCTATCTTATGGAGGCATTTGGTAGGATCCCTGCTTACTTGTTCGCCTGGACCTCTGTGTTAATTATACGGCCGGCATCAGGAGCCATAATCGCTCTCACTTTTGCTGAATACGTCTCGAAGCCATTTTACCCAGATTGTGAAGCCCCGGCGTACCTCATGAAGCTTTTGGCCTGTTCTTGTCTTG TGATCCTCTTGGTTATAAACTGCTGGAGTGTAAAATGGGCTGTAAGGATACAGGACATCTTCACATATGCCAAGCTTCTTTGTATTGTAATGATCACAATCATTGGATTTGTAGAACTGGGAAAAG GAAAGACAGAGAGCTTTAAAAACAGCTTTGAAGGCTCCACAACAAATATTAGAAAGATTGGTAGGGCCTTCTACTTGGGTCTGTGGGCGTATGATGGATG gaaCAACCTCAACTACTGTGTAGAGGAAATGAAACACCCAGAAAA GGATATGCCGAGGGCAATAGTGATTGGTATCTCCCTCACAACTGTGTGTTACCTGTTGGTCAATGTGGCATATATTACGGTCTTGGGAGCATCTGGTATCTTAGCATCAGATGCAGTGGCCGTG AGTTTTGGAAACATATACCTTGGTCCATTCAATTGGTTAATGCCTGTCGTTTTTATTGTGTGTTCAACTTTTGGAGCTGTAAATGGCCTTCTTTTTACTAGTGGGAG gctgGTGTTTGTTGCTGCACAAGACGGACTAATGCCTCGTCTGTTGGCCATGACTCATGTTAAAAGATTTACCCCTCTCCCATCTCAATTTTTTACA ACTCTCATCTCTGTGATCATGTTGATTCCAGAAGCAAGCAGCTTTTCAAGTTTGGTGGATTTCCTTAACTTTTATAGATGGCTGTTTCATGGGGGTAGTTTTGCTGCCCTTCTGTGGTTGCGATACAAGAGACCAAACATGAACAGACCCTACAAG ATTTTTTCACTTGTACCAATTTCAATGCTGCTGGCCTCTATTTACCTGGTAGTGGCTCCGATCACAACTGATCCTTGGGGATCACTCATTGCTCTGGCGGTCGTCGTAGCAGGTCTTCCTTTTTATTGGCTGTTAATTGGCAGTGATGTTGCCCCAAAATTCATCCTCGATGCTGCAG ATGCATTCACTTCTTGGTGCCAGCGGGTGGGAAACATAGCCTTTAAGGATCCAGACACTCTTCCAGTCCAAGTCTAA
- the LOC131775424 gene encoding retrovirus-related Pol polyprotein from transposon 17.6: MPDTEEATGGTAPTAPVQVITATRNLKSQPFNPGDDPIGTGKAWDDWLEEIEREFRYFKITEPLDKKDALIIYGGKEIARLEKSLPNPTDGGNDYEKLRKKLNDYFKPKKNKHHARYVFLKMRPAHGETTNAYAARLREKANDCEFEANCDERILEHLIQTTQNRSLIQKAINKKWDLTQFLTEAAQIEDTTLQISDMKIPQDVKKVGRQSGKWHPPKNDGKDKKKQPCGYCGQTGTHEEGKNCPAYGKKCMKCQKFNHFSSVCKFRGPPNSKKSHGHKHSRKPPETSRDKHRVKRTTEEDADNSTSSDDEFFCQAVRHLKQVKKIKTDNESRTVSVKIEDVDVRVEPDSGAEVNVTDEHQFKALANRSSVKPTLHPSKVKLSTLQSELPVKGEFTATVRNQTCGAVARFVVVRGRINSPPLISKDTLKELGMLQIREDGSFAETNDLRIQEELPDIKSVKQAVILNPEIKAITDRYSDVFKGIGKIRDIKNGKEFYSKFSMRPEAAPVAQKPRPVAYYLQDPLKKWLEQCVEEEIFEEVPEGVPVTWCSPLVVQPKPKFSSVDKEDLELHMIRASVDLRIPNQFMERHRITQGTVVEDFMYKFHDCTIFSKFDMKQGYHQLLLDPESRKVATFSTPWGNMRPKRLIFGAKASQDLFDEAIYRIFGDIPRCLNQRDDILIGGKDIEEHNKTLEAVLQRATDFGVTFKPEKCQFGVEEIEFYGHKFTKNGLKPNPEKVRAVKESIPPESKEAVRSFLGMTGYLSKFIPKYASLTAPLRQLTHKDTKFKWGAEENEAFEKLKASITSESTMAYFNPAKVIVVRVEASYHEGLSAGLFQDTGNGLQPVHFISRSMTDTEKRYSQTEKDALSIHWAKNNLLGAPKFKIITAHKPLLPLFNKAAMRLPPRIEKWVMGMQDVDFELIYEPGKDEADPLDFLSRHPLPETGKDTIERVIKYTVTAEHAVVVDHIKEETLKDTQLQKLSIRILTGDWEQHKKDPDIAPFYSVQNELYVVNDLIFRMNQIIVPTSLQRKVIKAAHHLGHLGMTKTKQMLRAKYWFPTMNNTVEQIIGQCYECQVTTKQHRQEPIKVTDIPKKPWDVISVDFSEPYPDGHYNLVAIDKRTRYPEVMKTHSTAFQPTMEKLKTMFATHGTPRQLQSDNGPPFNSREFAEFAKTEGFHHHRVTPEHARANGEAESFMKLLNKTEQIARLIGGKSSVAVQEMLTGYRSTPHPATGVPPYEALMNRQIRTKLDHQARECNENPRDTAIDKRDEKYKDKIKQNAENRNTKEHNFLVGDHVLLKQKKRNKWSTAFEPAFYRVTRIDGSSIAAKRITDRREVYRDASQFKIANSLIQENTSEENEDQEEQKNQEDWREKILLNANPHSVQEETKESSAKEAAKTNTSDKADQSKQPMPAAATRPRRDRKRPEYLKDFVT, translated from the coding sequence ATGCCCGACACCGAAGAAGCAACCGGCGGCACCGCGCCAACAGCACCAGTACAAGTTATCACAGCGACGAGAAATCTCAAATCTCAACCATTCAACCCGGGAGATGACCCAATCGGCACAGGTAAAGCGTGGGACGACTGGCTCGAAGAAATCGAGCGCGAATTCAGATATTTCAAGATTACGGAACCCCTCGACAAGAAAGATGCACTCATCATTTATGGCGGGAAGGAAATCGCTCGTCTGGAGAAAAGCTTACCGAACCCAACGGATGGCGGTAACGACTATGAGAAGCTGAGGAAAAAGCTGAACGACTACTTCAAACCCAAGAAGAATAAACACCACGCAAGATATGTATTCCTCAAAATGAGACCAGCACATGGCGAAACAACGAACGCGTACGCTGCACGTTTAAGAGAGAAAGCCAACGACTGCGaatttgaagcaaactgcgatGAACGAATCCTAGAACACCTCATCCAGACAACGCAGAATCGTTCGCTAATCCAGAAGGCTATTAACAAGAAATGGGATTTAACACAGTTCCTCACCGAAGCTGCACAAATCGAAGACACAACACTTCAAATAAGCGACATgaaaattccccaagatgtGAAGAAGGTCGGAAGACAGTCTGGAAAGTGGCATCCGCCCAAGAACGATggaaaagacaagaaaaagcaaCCATGTGGATACTGTGGACAAACAGGCACACACGAGGAAGGCAAAAACTGTCCAGCATATGGGAAGAAATGTATGAAATGCCAGAAGTTTAACCACTTCAGCTCAGTATGCAAGTTCAGAGGACCTCCCAACAGCAAGAAAAGCCATGGGCACAAACACAGTCGAAAACCACCAGAAACCTCTAGGGACAAGCACCGTGTCAAGCGAACCACAGAAGAAGATGCTGATAACTCAACAAGTTCCGATGACGAATTTTTCTGCCAAGCTGTACGTCATCTTAAGCAggtgaagaaaatcaaaacagataACGAGAGCAGAACTGTGTCAGTGAAGATAGAAGATGTTGATGTTAGAGTTGAGCCGGACAGTGGTGCAGAGGTGAATGTTACGGACGAACACCAATTCAAGGCACTGGCAAATCGATCAAGCGTAAAGCCAACACTACATCCAAGCAAAGTGAAGCTGAGTACCTTACAAAGTGAGCTTCCCGTGAAAGGAGAATTCACAGCTACCGTAAGGAACCAGACCTGCGGAGCAGTCGCAAGATTTGTTGTGGTCAGGGGTAGAATCAATTCCCCACCGCTCATCAGCAAAGACACCCTCAAAGAGCTAGGTATGCTACAGATCCGCGAAGATGGCTCTTTTGCTGAGACCAATGACCTGAGAATCCAGGAAGAGTTGCCAGACATCAAGAGTGTCAAGCAAGCTGTAATACTCAATCCCGAAATCAAAGCAATCACTGATCGATACAGCGATGTATTCAAGGGCATTGGGAAGATACGAGACATCAAGAATGGAAAAGAGTTCTATTCTAAATTCAGCATGAGACCAGAAGCTGCTCCTGTAGCCCAGAAACCAAGACCAGTCGCATATTATTTGCAAGATCCCTTAAAGAAATGGCTTGAACAGTGTGTAGAAGAGGAGATATTTGAAGAGGTGCCTGAAGGTGTACCGGTAACATGGTGCTCTCCATTAGTAGTTCAGCCAAAGCCAAAGTTCAGCAGCGTAGATAAGGAAGACCTGGAACTACACATGATTAGGGCCAGTGTGGACCTCAGGATACCCAACCAATTCATGGAGAGACACAGGATAACCCAAGGAACGGTTGTTGAGGACTTTATGTACAAGTTCCACGACTGTACCATCTTCTCCAAATTTGACATGAAGCAGGGGTACCACCAACTGCTTCTCGATCCAGAATCCAGAAAAGTCGCTACCTTCAGCACACCATGGGGGAACATGCGACCAAAACGTCTAATCTTTGGAGCAAAAGCATCGCAAGATCTCTTTGATGAAGCTATCTACCGAATTTTCGGAGACATACCAAGGTGCCTCAACCAGCGCGATGATATCCTGATAGGAGGGAAAGACATAgaagaacacaacaaaacatTGGAAGCCGTTCTGCAGAGAGCAACAGATTTTGGCGTCACTTTCAAGCCTGAGAAGTGCCAATTCGGAGTGGAAGAGATAGAGTTCTATGGGCATAAGTTCACGAAGAACGGATTAAAACCAAACCCAGAGAAGGTCAGAGCCGTGAAGGAAAGCATCCCACCAGAATCGAAAGAAGCTGTGCGAAGCTTTCTTGGCATGACTGGGTATTTATCAAAGTTCATCCCCAAATACGCATCACTAACCGCACCTTTGAGACAGCTGACCCACAAAGATACGAAGTTCAAATGGGGAGCAGAAGAGAATGAAGCATTTGAGAAGCTCAAAGCAAGCATAACAAGTGAAAGCACAATGGCGTACTTCAACCCAGCCAAAGTTATTGTTGTGAGAGTTGAAGCCAGCTACCATGAAGGACTATCAGCCGGATTATTCCAGGACACAGGCAATGGCCTACAGCCAGTCCACTTCATTAGCCGCAGCATGACTGACACCGAGAAAAGATACAGTCAGACAGAGAAAGATGCCCTCTCCATACATTGGGCAAAGAACAACCTTCTGGGAGCGCCAAAATTCAAGATCATCACAGCTCACAAACCATTACTTCCATTGTTTAACAAGGCAGCCATGCGACTTCCACCAAGAATAGAAAAATGGGTAATGGGAATGCAAGATGTCGACTTTGAGCTAATCTATGAACCTGGAAAGGATGAAGCCGATCCACTTGACTTCCTGTCGAGACACCCTTTGCCAGAAACTGGAAAGGATACCATAGAGAGAGTGATCAAGTACACGGTGACAGCCGAACATGCTGTTGTTGTAGATCACATCAAGGAAGAAACTCTCAAAGACACCCAGCTTCAGAAACTTTCCATCAGAATACTCACTGGAGATTGGGAACAACACAAGAAGGACCCAGACATTGCACCATTTTATAGTGTACAGAATGAGTTGTACGTAGTCAATGACCTAATCTTCAGGATGAATCAGATCATTGTCCCAACAAGCCTACAGAGAAAGGTCATCAAGGCAGCACATCACCTGGGACACCTGggaatgacaaaaacaaagcagatgTTAAGAGCAAAGTATTGGTTTCCAACCATGAACAATACGGTAGAGCAGATCATCGGTCAATGTTACGAATGTCAGGTAACCACGAAGCAGCACAGACAGGAACCCATCAAAGTCACAGACATACCAAAGAAACCCTGGGATGTCATATCTGTAGACTTCAGCGAACCCTATCCTGACGGTCATTATAACCTAGTGGCCATTGACAAGAGAACAAGATACCCTGAAGTCATGAAGACTCACTCGACAGCATTCCAGCCGACCATGGAAAAGCTCAAAACCATGTTTGCCACTCATGGGACTCCAAGACAGCTACAAAGCGATAATGGACCACCATTTAACTCCAGAGAATTTGCCGAGTTTGCCAAAACAGAGGGATTCCACCATCACCGAGTTACCCCAGAACACGCACGTGCTAACGGAGAGGCAGAAAGCTTCATGAAACTACTGAATAAGACTGAGCAGATCGCTCGTCTCATTGGGGGAAAAAGCAGTGTAGCTGTTCAAGAGATGCTAACAGGCTATCGCTCAACACCGCATCCTGCTACTGGCGTGCCACCATATGAAGCCCTAATGAACAGACAGATCAGAACCAAACTAGATCACCAAGCGAGGGAGTGCAATGAGAATCCCCGTGACACAGCCATCGATAAGCGGGATGAGAAATACAAAGATAAGATCAAACAGAATGCCGAGAACAGGAACACCAAAGAGCACAATTTCTTAGTCGGAGATCATGTCCtgttgaaacagaaaaagagaaacaaatggTCTACCGCATTTGAACCAGCATTCTACAGAGTAACTAGAATAGACGGATCAAGCATTGCAGCAAAAAGGATCACAGATAGACGCGAAGTGTACCGTGACGCAAGCCAGTTCAAGATTGCTAACTCACTGATCCAGGAAAACACCAGCGAAGAAAATGAAGACCAGGAAGAACAAAAGAACCAAGAGGATTGGAGAGAGAAGATTCTACTGAATGCCAACCCTCACTCAGTCCAGGAGGAGACTAAGGAAAGCAGCGCAAAGGAAGCAGCTAAAACCAACACCAGCGACAAAGCGGACCAGAGCAAACAACCTATGCCAGCAGCTGCGACCAGACCAAGGCGTGATCGAAAACGTCCAGAGTATTTGAAAGACTTTGTCACCTAA